GGCCAGCCAACGCCAGCCGCCGCCGTGCAGCGCGCGTTTCTGCGCGCGTCTTCGTCACGGATGAGAATGACAACGCGCCTGTCTTCGCCTCGCCCTCACGCGTGCGCCTCCCAGAGGACCAGCCGCCTGGGCTCGCGGCGCTGCACGTGGTAGCCCGGGACCCGGACCTGGGCGAGGCCGCACGCGTGTCCTATCGGCTGGCATCTGGCGGGGACGGACACTTCCGGCTGCACTCAAGCACTGGTGAGGGTTAGGTTGAGGGTGAGGGCGAGGAAGGTGCTGATGTGGAGTGTCGAGGTCCCCACCAACCTGCCTTACCGCTCACCTAGGAGCGCTGTCCGTGGTGCAGCCTTTGGACCGCGAACAACGAGCTGAGCACGTACTGACAGTGGTGGCCTCAGACCACGGCTCCCCGCCGCGGTCGGCCACTCAGGTCCTGACCGTCAGTGTCGCTGACGTCAACGACGAGGCGCCTACTTTCCAGCAGCAGGAGTACAGCGTCCTCTTGCGTGAGAACAGCCCGCCTGGCACATCTCTGCTCACCTTGCGAGCAACCGACCCCGACCTGGGTAAGACCTCGGGGGATAAATTATGAGTGGGATGGACTGGGGCAAGAAAGAGCGTTTTTACCCTCTGATCGCCCTCCATGCTGTCCCTCCTCAGGGGCCAACGGGCAAGTGACTTATGGAGGCGTCTCTAGCGGAAGCTTTTCTCTGGATCCTGACACTGGTGTTCTCACGACTCTTCGGGCCCTTGATcgagaggagcaggaggagatcAACCTGACAGGTACATGTTGACAGCACCCCAAAAGCCTGAGTGAGGTGTTGTAAACACCAGTATTACCTGGACAGAATACCCAAAGTACTACCTTCTAGAAGTTTTTGCCTAATGCCACAAAGCTCCTGTTACGTTTTTGGACCCTTTTGGGGAGTCAAGAGTTTGGCAGGGTGCAAGGTGAACTGACTTCTAGACTGCCACAACTGTGACCATACAAATTCTAAAATGCATAATGTCACAGCTGTGCCCTCCTGGCCTCCCTCAGATACCGCAGCCATTTAACAGAGGAGCATATTGATACTGAATATTGgagaggtcaagtgacttgctcaaaCTCATGCAGCTTggaagtggcagggctgggacttgaacccagatCTTTTCATACCTCATTTAGTGCCTTTCCTGTTACACCACCACTAGTCCAAGATATATCTTGCATGCACCAAGCATGGGAGGTAggacacatgtatgtttatgtatgcATGACACATGTGTGCCTGGGAGGTATGGAGAGATGGACATTTTCTGGTTTGTGTGCACCGAATGAACATATATGACCACTATGTGGTGTGGATTTCTCCATGTGATGAGAGCAGACTAGACTTCATTGATTTTGCTTTTCCACAGTGTATGCCCAGGACAGGGGCTCACCTCCCCAGTTAACTCATGCCACCATTCGAGTGGCTGTGGAGGATGAGAATGACCATGCACCAACCTTTGGGAGTACTCATCTCTCTCTGGAGGTGCCTGAGGGCCAGGACCCCCAAACCCTTACCATGCTTCGGGCTTCTGATCCAGATGTGGGAGCCAATGGGCAGTTGCAGTACCGCATCCTAGGTGAGAACCTTCCCACTCCCACTAACTCAGCACCCACTTGCCTGGTTCTTGCTCCTCCTTGGCTGCTGTCAGCCTCAGTGCATGTGTCTGGGTCTCCTTTTCCCTCGTGATATCGTTCACCTTTTCTTTCATGCTTATACCCAGTGTATCTGGGTATCTCTTTCCATGCCCTTtatctccctgtgtgtctctgtttctatcttcctatttcttttctttctcatttatttctcccGGTAGAGCAGtcgttctcaaactttttggtcccAGAAACCCTTAACACTCTTAATTTTTGAGAACCCTAAAGAGTTTTTATGTGGATTATATCAGTATTTACTGTATTAGGTAATAAAACTGAGATGATGTTAAAATATGATTGTGAAACAAGCCAATGAAGTATACAGCTTGCCAGTATTTCTGTGTAAGCACAAGGAAATACTAAGATTTCAAGTAACAATTTGTTGGACAGTAATTAATTTCAGAGATTAAAGCAGGTGTAACTGAAGATAGCCAGAACAGACTGAATCTCTGAAGACACACACATTCATGCTCTAAACTTTCTAtctagaaaattctagaaaacacaGGAATACATAAGCACACATTGCATTAACCAAGACATTATATCATCACATGTCATAGAGCATCTGCAAATTCTACTGTACATTTGTGAGATAACGAGAATAAAAAGGCCATATAATGGCTTAGTAGTGCTATGAAATAATTTTGATCTTATGCATATGAAAAGGACCTGGGGGACTCCTGGGGTTCCCAGACCACACACAGATGATACCAGCTGCTTTATAGTATCTTCTGTtactttccatttctgtttttctgtttttcttcctttctttcataaGTTCAGTTGCTTTTGTGCACATGCTCACTCTCTCTGCTGTTGTCTGTAAATCACCCCCAtccccatgacacatgtatatttatatgtgcatGCCCTTCTCTGCAGATGGGGACCCATCAGGAGCCTTTGTCCTAGACCTTGCTTCTGGAGAGTTTGGCACCATGAGGCCACTAGACAGAGAGGTGGAGCCAGCTTTCCAGCTGAGGATAGAGGCCCGGGATGGAGGCCAGCCAGCTCTCAGTGCCATGCTGCTTTTGACAGTGACAGTGCTGGATGCCAATGACCATGCTCCAGCCTTTCCTGTGCCTGCCTACTCTGTGGAGGTGCCGGAGGATGTGCCTGCAGGGACCCTGCTGCTACAGCTACAGGCTCATGACCCTGATGCTGGAGCCAATGGCCGTGTGACTTACTACCTGGGTGCCGGTACAGCAGGAGCCTTCCTGCTGGAGCCCAGCTCTGGAGAACTGCGCACAGCTGCAGCCTTGGACAGAGAACAGTGTCCCAGCTACACCTTTGCTGTGAGTGCAGTGGATGGTGCAGCTGCTGGGCCCCTAAGCACCACAGTGTCTGTCACCATCACAGTGCGTGATGTCAATGACCATGCACCCACCTTCCCCACCAGTCCTCTGCGCCTACGCCTGCCCCGCCCAGGCCCCAGCTTCAGTACCCCAACTCTGGCTCTGGCTACACTGAGAGCTGAAGATCGTGATGCTGGTGCCAATGCTTCCATTCTGTACCGACTGGCGGGCACACCACCTCCTGGCACTACTGTGGACTCTTACACTGGTGAAATCCGTGTGGCCCGCTCTCCTGTAGCTCTAGGCGCCCGGGATCGTGTCCTCTTCATTGTGGCCACTGATCTTGGCCGTCCAGCTCGCTCTGCCACTGGTGTGATCATTGTTGGACTGCAGGGGGAAGCTGAGCGTGGACCCCGCTTTCCCCGGACTAGCAGTGAGGCTATGATTCGTGAGAATGCACCCCCAGGTGGGTTCCCAGCCATTTCTCCCAGATTCGAACTCCCAAATGGGCTGGGGTTGCCCATTGAAAATGTCCCCCAAACTCTCCCAGTCTCACGCTCGCAGTCCAACAATGCCATTCTTTCTGCAGGGACTCCTATTGTCTCCCCGAGGGCTGTCCATGCAGGAGGCACAAATGGACCCATCACCTACAGCATTCTCAGTGGGAATGAGAAAGGGACATTCTCCATCCAGCCTAGTACAGGTAAGGAATAGGAGCAGGGGCTCTGTGCGGGACAGGCTACTGGGGAAGCAGGTTCTTTGCATCAGAGGAGCCTTTGATGGGTGAAGGGCTATCCTTGAGTAACAGGTCTCAGAGAAGGAGGCTCCAGGGCAAGCAAAGGAGCTGTCACTGATGCATTCTGCCTCCCCCAGGTGCCATCACAGTTCGCTCAGCAGAGGGGCTGGACTTTGAGGTGAGTCCACGACTGCGACTGGTGCTGCAGGCAGAGAGTGGAGGAGCCTTTGCCTTCACTGTGCTGACCCTGACCCTGCAAGATGCCAACGACAATGCTCCCCGTTTCCTGCGGCCCCATTACGTGGCCTTCCTTCCTGAGTCCCGGCCCTTGGAGGGGCCCCTGCTGCAGGTGTGGGGCGTGATGGAAAGATGGGGGAGCAGGGCTAGTCAGACTTGTCTGTGGCCAGACCAGTCCCAGCAGCCTCCTACCCTCACCAGGTGGAGGCAGATGACCTGGATCAAGGCTCTGGAGGACAGATTTCCTACAGTCTGGCTGCATCCCAGCCGGCACGTGGATTGTTCCACGTAGACCCAGCCACAGGCACTATCACCACCACAGCCATCCTGGACCGTGAGATCTGGGCCGAAACACGGTGAGTCCTGGCCCTGTGGACCCAAGACCCTATCTTGGGCCTGTCCAGTTTAAAGCCCTGCCTTGAACCCACCTCAGTCCCTTGGCCACATCCTGAATTCCCCAGCCCTAAAGTCTGTCCTGAGTGCTCCTGACCCTGCCCAGAGTTCCCCCTTATTGCCATGCCCCACCCGATGATGGTGCTTTGTACCCAGGTTGGTACTGATGGCCACAGACAGAGGGAGCCCAGCCCTGGTGGGCTCAGCTACCTTGACAGTGATGGTCATCGACACCAATGACAATCGCCCCACCATCCCCCAGCCCTGGGAGCTCCGAGTGTCAGAAGGTGAGACTGGGTAAAGTGGGTGGCATAAAGGGTGGCAGAAAGACATTTTTCTCCACCCTGCGGCTCAAGGTGGGGCTGTGTCCATGCCAAACACATTTGTCTCGTGTATTTCAGATGCGTTATTGGGCTCAGAGATTGCACAGGTAACAGGGAATGATGTGGACTCAGGACCGGTGCTGTGGTATGTGCTGAGCCCATCTGGGCCCCAGGATCCCTTCAGTGTTGGCCGCTATGGAGGCCGTGTCTCCCTCACGGGGCCCCTGGACTTTGAGCAGTGTGACCGCTACCAGCTGCAGCTGCTGGCGCATGATGGGCCTCATGAGGGCCGTGCCAACCTCACAGTGCTTGTGGAGGATGTCAATGATAACGCACCTGCCTTCTCACAGAGCCTCTACCAGGTATTGACACCCCTGGATCCACCTTCACCTGGGCCTGGGTTGTTCCTATTGGAGGGAAGTATCAGAGCTAGCAGCTGCTGAGGTGGGCTGGATGTTGGAGCTGATCTGGGAATGGGAAGGTCCCAAGTCCTGTGAACTACATCCTGGTTTTGCATCCTGTACCCACAAAGGGGAGAAGATGGGCATTTCCCATTCGAATACTTAGGAGTAGGGGCTCTGAATATTCCAAGTATTGGAATGGACGCCAAGCAGGGCTCAAGGAAGCAAGCTCCAGAACAGGCTGCATGGACAGCAGGGCAAATGGGAAGCCTGGCCATAAGCACTTCTCCTCACACTTCAGGTAATGCTGCTTGAGCACACACCCCCAGGCAGTGCCATTCTCTCCGTCTCTGCCACTGATCGGGACTCAGGTGCCAATGGTCACATCTCCTACCACCTGGCTTCCCCTGCTGATGGCTTCAGTGTTGACCCCAACAATGGTGCGTCTTTCCCAGGATCTGCCCCTTGCTTTTGACTGTGTTAGGCTATAATCTGACCTCATTCCTTGAATTTGTTACTCAAACTCTGTAACTCCTAGATGTCTGGCCCAGGGAGGACATTTCCTCCCCTCTGTCTTCATTGTAAGCCCCTTGTTGAGTGCATGTCTAGAAGCTGTTCCCTAAGCTGTGAAGCCTTGAGGCCATCCCCTTGTCTCCCAGCAGACAGGCCATTCCCTGAGTCTGACTTTCAAAACCATTTCCTAGATCCTGAAGGGTCACTCTTCTGTTCACTCACAGCCTTTGTTGAGTAtgtttctttcccttccattctCATCTCAGGGACCCTGTTCACAATAGTGGGAACAGTGGCCTTGGGCCATGACGGGTCAGGAGCAGTGGATGTGGTGCTGGAAGCACGAGACCACGGGACTCCAGGCCGGGCAGCACGAGCCACAGTGCATGTACAACTGCAGGACCAGAACGACCATGCCCCGAGCTTCACATTGCCACACTACCGTGTGGCTGTGACTGAGGACCTACCCCCTGGCTCCACCCTCCTCACCCTGGAGGCTACAGATGCTGATGGAAGCCGCACCCATGCCGCTGTGGAGTACAGCATCATCAGTGGCAACTGGGGCCGAGTCTTCCAGCTGGAACCCAggctggctgaggctggggagagTGCTGGACCAGGCCCCCAGGCACTGGGCTGCCTGGTGTTGCTTGAACCTCTAGACTTTGAAAGCCTGACACAGTACAATCTAACAGTGGCTGCAGCTGACCGTGGGCAGCCACCCCAAAGCTCAGTCGTCCCAGTCACTGTCACTGTACTAGATGTCAATGACAACCCACCTGTCTTTACCCGAGCATCCTACCGTGTGGCAGTACCTGAGGACACACCTGTTGGAGCTGAGCTGCTGCATGTAGAGGCCTCTGACGCTGACCCTGGCCCTCATGGCCTCGTGCGTTTCACTGTCAGCTCAGGCGACCCATCAGGGCTCTTTGAACTGGATGAGAGTTCAGGCACCTTGCGACTGGCCCATGCCCTGGACTGTGAGACCCAGGCTCGACATCAGCTTGTAGTACAGGCTGCTGACCCTGCTGGTGCACACTTTGCTTTGGCACCAGTGACAATTGAGGTCCAGGATGTGAATGATCATGGCCCAGCCTTCCCACTGAACTTACTCAGCACCAGCCTGGCCGAGAATCAGCCTCCAGGCACTCTCGTGACCACTCTACATGCAATCGACGGGGATGCTGGGGCTTTTGGGAAGCTCCGTTACAGCCTGTTggaggctgggccagggcctGAGGGCCATGAGGCATTTGCACTGAACAGCTCAACAGGGGAGTTGCGTGCACGAGTGCCCTTTGACTACGAGCACACAGAAAGCTTCCGGCTGCTGGTGGGTGCTGCCGATGCTGGGAATCTCTCAGCCTCTGTCACTGTGTCGGTGCTGGTGACTGGAGAGGATGAGTATGACCCGGTATTTCTGGCACCAGCTTTCCACTTCCAAGTGCCCGAAGGTGCCCGGCGTGGTCACAGTTTGGGTCATGTGCAGGCCACAGATGAGGATGGGGGTGCTGATGGCCTGGTTCTGTATTCCCTTGCCACCTCTTCACCCTATTTTGGTATTAACCAGACTACAGGTGCCCTGTACCTGCGGGTGGACAGTCGAGCACCAGGCAGTGGAACAGCCACCACTGGGGGTGGGGGCCGGACCCGGCGGGAAGCACCAcgggagctgaggctggaggtgATAGCACGGGGGCCTCTGCCTGGTTCCCGGAGTGCCACAGTGCCTGTGACCGTGGATATCACCCACACCGCACTGGGCCTGGCACCTGACCTCAACCTGCTATTAGTAGGGGCTGTAGCAGCCTCCTTGGGAGTTGTGGTGGTGCTTGCACTGGCAGCCCTTGTCCTAGGACTTGTTCGGGCCCGTGGCCGCAAGGCTGAGGCAGCCCCTGGCCCAATGTCACAGGCAGCACCCCTAGCCAGTGGCTCACTGCAGAAAGTGGGCCGGGAGCCACCTAGTCCACCACCCTCTGAGCACCTCTATCACCAGACTCTTCCCAGCTATGGtgggccaggggctggaggaCCCTACCCCCGTGGTGGCTCCTTGGACCCTTCACATTCAAGTGGCCGAGgctcagcagaggctgcagaggatGATGAGATCCGCATGATCAATGAGTTCCCCCGTGTGGCCAGTGTGGCCTCCTCTCTGGCTGCCCGTGGCCCTGACTCAGGCATCCAGCAGGATGCAGATGGACTGAGTGACACATCCTGCGAGCCACCTGCCCCTGACACCTGGTATAAGGGCCGAAAGGCAGGGCTGCTGCTGCCAGGTGCAGGAGCCACTCTCTATCGAGAGGAGGGGCCCCCAGCCACTGCCACAGCCTTCCTGGGGGGTTGTGGCCTGAGCCCTGCACCCACTGGGGACTATGGCTTCCCAGCAGATGGCAAGCCATGTGTGGCAGGTGCACTGACAGCCATTGTGGCCGGCGAGGAGGAGCTCCGTGGCAGCTATAACTGGGACTACCTGCTGAGCTGGTGCCCTCAGTTCCAACCACTGGCCAGTGTCTTCACAGAGATCGCTCGGCTCAAAGATGAAGCTCGGCCATGTCCCCCAGCTCCCCGTATCGACCCACCACCCCTCATCACTGCTGTGGCCCACCCAGGAGCCAAGTCTGTGCCCCCCAAGCCAGCAAACACAGCTGCAGCCCGGGCTATCTTCCCACCAGCTCCTCACCGCTCCCCCATCAGCCATGAAGGCTCCCTGTCCTCAGCTGCCATGTCCCCCAGCTTCTCAccctctctgtctcctctggCTGCTCGCTCACCCGTTGTCTCACCATTTGGGGTGGCCCAGGGTCCCTCAGCCTCAGCACTCAGCACAGAGTCTGGCCTGGAGCCACCTGATGACACGGAGCTGCACATCtagctgtggcccaggctgggcccCGACCTGGGATGCGCATAGTGTCCCCAATGCAGGTCCCACTCTGAGCCTGCCCTGGGCAGCCTCGTACTATGACTGGCTACGGGGAGGCCACCACCAGGCCCCAGCTCTCCACCCTGAACTCCCCAGCCCCCTCAGAGCACTAGGACCATAGAAGTCCTGTTGGTCACTGACCTGTGACCAGATCCAATGTGGGGAGAAATATGAAGGAGGTAGCAGCCCTGGGTTCTCAGTGAGGGCTCCCTGCCCTGCACCAGCACCCTGAGATGGAGCTGAGACTTTATTTATTCGGGGTAGGGGGATGGAGGAGGTCCCTCCAACATGTTTGGACCCAGCTCCTTTGGGTTCCACTGacgcccctgcccctgcccctgcccagaaCCAAGTGCCAATTCTCACTCTGGAGCCTTAATAAACTGCAATTTGTATCcagtctccagctttgttctataGGGATGACTGGAAGACACCTGGCAGAGTATTGTGGATACCTCAGGAGGCACAgaggggtggtggggtggggatggcACTGGGAGCTCAGGAGCCTAGCCTGAGGCCGATGATCACATCTCTCTGCAGCTAATCTTCTCCTTCTAACATGGGCAAGAGGCCAGTAGGGCCTTGAGAGGGATCAGTTGGGTGTGAGAGGGGATCTTGGGGATGACCAGCTCTAGGCccgaaattcttttttaaaataagtcgGGGTGGGTACAAGAGCAGTCAAggggtttatttgtttttttggggcCACTAAATATCCACATTGTAATAATAGCTCAATTTGTTGAGCCTTTGTCATGTCAGGCTTTCTGCAGGTGGCTGTCTTGCTTCATCTCAGTGTAAACTTTCACAGTCATACAAAGGGATTTGGGAACCACTGGTGTAGACCATTCTTTGGGGGAGCCAGGCTGTGAGGGAAAGGCGATTGGCCAATGTTTGAGAAGTTCATGGGACtgaggaaattagaaaaaaaaaaaaagtggtcaaagAGAAATGTTTCTGAGCATGATGCTAGTAAATACAGCTCTAGGATCCAAGCTTAGTGGGAAACTGGAGGGATCAATGGACAGGAGGAAGTCAGATTAATAGGAGTAAGGAAAAACAATAGCTTGAAAAAACAGAAGGTTATAGTCTAAGAAAGGATTCTATAATTATAATTTCAAAGGTAGAGCAGTTTTGAGAGAGAGCAAGCCCAAGTGTAGCCATGGGACTGGTTTGCTTCAGTGAAGTGAAGGTAATACTCTTTAGGTTTAAtgagatgaagaaatggaaggtTAGGGTGTTGAATGGGTCTTTTACCTAGATAATTTGATCATCTAGGTCAAATGATCGCAGGAATTGGGATGGAGAGAAAAGTGAAGTGCGGTAATCTTCAGCGTGGGAATATGATCTATAGGTTAATGGATATCAGTGGCCTATAGGACAACAGCAAGAGTAGAGGGATCTATCTAAAAAGTATTGAGGTCAGAACAAGGGATTTCACATGAGTATAGGATTAATGGTTTTGGAAGTTAAAATGACACTGCTGACACCATCTTCCATATggattttttggggaaaaaaatgcttaGGAAGACTGGAAGGGAACTGAATCCTCAGGGTTTTAACTCTCATTGAAAATCTTCTTGTAATGACCCCAATTCGAAGCAGTAAACTCAGACCTTGTGGGCTTTGAGTTACCATTAGAAAGAAGCAAAGGTCTGTTTCCATTTTATCCACCTGAGCCCACTAAACAAGATGCAAGATTCCTCCATGGCCCTTGGAACAAAGTTGATTTCCTTGAAAACCTTGGGAACCCGTAATAAACAGGACCCCAGCTGATTGTAGATCTCCTGGGAAGCTACTTAAAACTGGAAACTGATTAGAATAAAAGGATCTTGATCTTGCAAAAGCTCTACTCTGTTCATAAATGTAGTCCTAAAATGAACACAAAATTGATAATATGGGGACATAGAggataaaggaggaaaaaatttTTTCACTGCAATATTTCAAGGCAGATCACATTTATATAAGTCTCCATATTGTAAATGCAGAAACCTAGGCTCTGAGAGGTTATTTTGCTGATATCATATAGCTAGGAAGAACCCCGGTCTGTGGGTCTCTAGAGCCTACTCACTTGTGATTCCCAGGAGACCAAGCTCAGGATGCAGGTGGAGAGGCCTGGGCTTACTCAGCGCTTGACTGGCCAGAGGGGAGAATCCGAGTGGCGGCACCACCCTTGCCTAGCATTCAGGACCACCCACGCAAGGGAGGAGCCAGTACCGTCACTAGTTACTAGGCAGAGTGTTTAGTGGTGGTGGAATATAGGGTTCATGTGATCTGTCACATGACAGCAGATCTGCGGAAGGGCAGAATGGGACTCCAAGCCTGGTGAGAAATTGAGAGGGCTGGGGAGAAAGGGATCACGTTGGGGGGAGCACACATTGGGAGGGTGGGAACACAAGGACAATGTAGCTCCCACTGAAACCCACCTGCTGCCCTTACAGCCTCCTAGGGCTCTTTGCCCTCATCCTCTCTGGCAAATGCAGTTACAGCCCGGAGCCCGACCAGCGGAGAACGTGAGTTGACTTAGCACAGACCACCCCCTTCCCCATACCCTGTTTTGCGTCTCACTGTCCTGGTCCTAGCTTCTCTCACCCCCATGCCAGCTCCTAGTACACACTCCATAGTTTCATCTCTAGGTTCCTAGGCTCAGTCCCCTATCATTCACCTCATGTGATCTGTATCTGCTCCTAGGATCCTACCCAAGGTCTCAGCTCCTAATCTGGAACCTTCCATGACCAATATTTTCCATCTCCACCGTAACCAAAGCCAtgtccctgacccctgaccctACAGGCTGCCCCCAGGCTGGGTGTCCCTGGGCCGTGCGGACCCTGAGGAAGAGCTGAGTCTCACCTTTGCCCTGAGACAGCAGAACCTGGAAAGACTCTCGGAGCTGGTGCAGGCTGTGTCGGATCCCAACTCTCCTCAATACGGTGCCTTTTGGGACTGAGGACAGGATGTGGGATGCAGTGGAGGGACACAGGGCTGGGTTGGGCATGGGACGGTGATCATGTCAGGGCCTGACAAGACACTTGTGTTCCTCAGGCTAGAAACCTAAAAGGGGACATGGTTCAGCATATAGGCTTTATGATCAAATATGAACTCAAATTCTgactctgctacttactagctaCCAGGCAAACGGGAAAATAGCATCTAGTACAACTTAAGTTCCTTCCCCTACCCTCGAATCCATTCTAATTTCTTCTGTTCACATATTAAGGCTGCCAGTTCTAACTCCCAAAGAGCCTTTGGATTAGTTTACTTCTTGCTGTCCTTTGTTACTACcaactcactcatttattcccaCTCCTGGACTACTGCCCAGCTCCCCAGCTGATCTGCAgtctcctccctccaccccacccctcactGTACTCCCCCACTCTGCTTCAAAACAGTCTCTCCAACAGTCAGAATGGATTGGTTCCTTCTCCTGGTTAAAGCCCTTCACAGCAGGGGGAGTGTGCACATGTGAACTGCAGAGGCTGGGGACAGGGCAGTGTGACACTAGTATGCATAGCAGGAAACAGTGACTCACCATCGTGTTAAGCTTAAAATCAACAAGTATGCAAATTTGAGCTAAACTGGATAACTAGTgccaaaagatttgaaaacattTACTGGACATAagcttaaaattaaaatggaaaatgtatatgtattaatCTCACTGATTTTCATGATCATGGCAATACATGCTGTGGTGCGACATTTGCAACTTACTGGCCTTTAGGGCAAATCCATATTCTTGGCCATGGCATTTCAAGTCTTTCCAGCCTTTTCTTCTTCTGCTCCCCAAGTACACCCTACACCTGCACGCACAACCCTCCTTTACCCTGATCCAGGCTTTGGGAAGTCCTGATGTCTCATAGTCGAGGTCCAAAACGGGGAGTTTGGGAAAGCAATGAATGAGGGCAAGTGCCTCTTCTGAATCCCTGCAGGAAAATACTTGACCCTAGAGAATGTGGCTGATCTGGTGAGGCCATCCCCACTGACCCTCCACACGGTGCAAAAATGGCTCTTGGCAGCCGGAGCCCAGAAGTGCCATTCTGTGATCACACAGGACTTTCTGACTTGCTGGCTGAGCATCCGGTGA
Above is a genomic segment from Chlorocebus sabaeus isolate Y175 chromosome 1, mChlSab1.0.hap1, whole genome shotgun sequence containing:
- the DCHS1 gene encoding protocadherin-16 isoform X1 translates to MQKEPGIVPSCPGMKSPRPRLLLPLVLLLLLGAGVPGAWAQAGSLDLQIDEEQPAGTLIGDISAGLPAGTAAPLMYFISAQEGSGVGTDLAIDEHSGVVRTARVLDREQRDRYRFTAVTPDGATVEVTVRVADINDHAPAFPQARAALQVPEHTAFGTCYPLEPARDADAGHLGTQGYALSGDGAGETFRLETRPGPDGAPVPELVVTGELDRENRSHYMLQLEAYDGGSPPRRAQTLLDVTLLDINDHAPAFNQSRYHAVVSESLAPGSPVLQVFASDADAGANGAVTYEINRRQSEGDGPFSIDAHTGLLQLERPLDFEQRRVHELVVQARDGGAHPELGSAFVTVHVRDANDNQPSMTVIFLSADGSPQVSEAAPPGQLVARISVSDPDDGDFAHVNVSLEGGEGHFALSTQDSVIYLVCVARRLDREERDAYNLRVTATDSGSPPLRAEAAFVLHVTDVNDNAPAFDRQFYQPEPLPEVALPGSFVVRVTARDPDQGTNGQVTYSLAPGAHTHWFSIDPTSGIITTSASLDYELEPQPQLTVVATDGGLPPLASSATVNVALQDVNDNEPQFQRTFYNASLPEGTQPGTCFLQVTATDADSGLFGLLSYSLGAGLGSSGSPPFRIDAHSGDVCTTRTLDRDQGPSSFDFTVTAVDGGGLKSMVYVKVFLSDENDNPPQFYPREYAASISAQSPPGTAVLRVRAHDPDQGSHGRLSYHILAGNSPPLFALDEQAGLLTVAWPLARRANSVVQLEIGAQDGGGLQAEPSARVNISIVPGTPTPPIFEQLQYVFSVPEDVAPGTSVGIVQAHNPPGRLAPVTLSLSGGDPRGLFSLDAISGLLQTLRPLDRELLGPVLELEVRAGSGVPPAFAVVRVRVLLDDVNDNSPAFPAPEDTVLLPPNTAPGTPIYTLRALDPDSGVNSRVTFTLLAGGGGAFTVDPTTGHVRLMRPLGPSGGPAHELELEARDGGSPPRTSHFRLRVVVQDVGTRGLAPQFDSPTYRVDLPSGTIPGTQVLQVQAQAPDGGPVTYHLAAEGASSPFGLEPQSGWLWVRAALDREAQELYILKVMAVSGSKAELGQQTGTTTVRVSILNQNEHSPRLSEDPTFLAVAENQPPGTSVGRVFATDRDSGPNGRLTYSLQQLSEDSKAFRIHPQTGEVTTLQTLDREQQSTYQLLVQVQDGGSPSHSTTGTVHVAVLDLNDNSPTFLQASGAAAGGLPIQVPDRVPPGTLVTTLQAKDPDEGENGTILYTLTGPGSELFSLNPHSGELLTAAPLIRAERPHYVLTLSAHDQGSPPRSASLQLLVQVLPSARLAEPPPDLAERDPAAPVPVVLTVTAAEGLRPGSLLGSVAPPEPAGLGALTYTLVGGADPEGTFALDAASGRLYLARPLDFEAGPPWRALTVRAEGPGGAGARLLRVQVRVQDENEHAPAFARDPLALALPENPEPSAALYTFRASDADGPGPNSDVRYRLLRQEPPVPALRLDARTGALSAPRGLDRETTPALLLLVEATDRPANASRRRAARVSARVFVTDENDNAPVFASPSRVRLPEDQPPGLAALHVVARDPDLGEAARVSYRLASGGDGHFRLHSSTGALSVVQPLDREQRAEHVLTVVASDHGSPPRSATQVLTVSVADVNDEAPTFQQQEYSVLLRENSPPGTSLLTLRATDPDLGANGQVTYGGVSSGSFSLDPDTGVLTTLRALDREEQEEINLTVYAQDRGSPPQLTHATIRVAVEDENDHAPTFGSTHLSLEVPEGQDPQTLTMLRASDPDVGANGQLQYRILDGDPSGAFVLDLASGEFGTMRPLDREVEPAFQLRIEARDGGQPALSAMLLLTVTVLDANDHAPAFPVPAYSVEVPEDVPAGTLLLQLQAHDPDAGANGRVTYYLGAGTAGAFLLEPSSGELRTAAALDREQCPSYTFAVSAVDGAAAGPLSTTVSVTITVRDVNDHAPTFPTSPLRLRLPRPGPSFSTPTLALATLRAEDRDAGANASILYRLAGTPPPGTTVDSYTGEIRVARSPVALGARDRVLFIVATDLGRPARSATGVIIVGLQGEAERGPRFPRTSSEAMIRENAPPGTPIVSPRAVHAGGTNGPITYSILSGNEKGTFSIQPSTGAITVRSAEGLDFEVSPRLRLVLQAESGGAFAFTVLTLTLQDANDNAPRFLRPHYVAFLPESRPLEGPLLQVEADDLDQGSGGQISYSLAASQPARGLFHVDPATGTITTTAILDREIWAETRLVLMATDRGSPALVGSATLTVMVIDTNDNRPTIPQPWELRVSEDALLGSEIAQVTGNDVDSGPVLWYVLSPSGPQDPFSVGRYGGRVSLTGPLDFEQCDRYQLQLLAHDGPHEGRANLTVLVEDVNDNAPAFSQSLYQVMLLEHTPPGSAILSVSATDRDSGANGHISYHLASPADGFSVDPNNGTLFTIVGTVALGHDGSGAVDVVLEARDHGTPGRAARATVHVQLQDQNDHAPSFTLPHYRVAVTEDLPPGSTLLTLEATDADGSRTHAAVEYSIISGNWGRVFQLEPRLAEAGESAGPGPQALGCLVLLEPLDFESLTQYNLTVAAADRGQPPQSSVVPVTVTVLDVNDNPPVFTRASYRVAVPEDTPVGAELLHVEASDADPGPHGLVRFTVSSGDPSGLFELDESSGTLRLAHALDCETQARHQLVVQAADPAGAHFALAPVTIEVQDVNDHGPAFPLNLLSTSLAENQPPGTLVTTLHAIDGDAGAFGKLRYSLLEAGPGPEGHEAFALNSSTGELRARVPFDYEHTESFRLLVGAADAGNLSASVTVSVLVTGEDEYDPVFLAPAFHFQVPEGARRGHSLGHVQATDEDGGADGLVLYSLATSSPYFGINQTTGALYLRVDSRAPGSGTATTGGGGRTRREAPRELRLEVIARGPLPGSRSATVPVTVDITHTALGLAPDLNLLLVGAVAASLGVVVVLALAALVLGLVRARGRKAEAAPGPMSQAAPLASGSLQKVGREPPSPPPSEHLYHQTLPSYGGPGAGGPYPRGGSLDPSHSSGRGSAEAAEDDEIRMINEFPRVASVASSLAARGPDSGIQQDADGLSDTSCEPPAPDTWYKGRKAGLLLPGAGATLYREEGPPATATAFLGGCGLSPAPTGDYGFPADGKPCVAGALTAIVAGEEELRGSYNWDYLLSWCPQFQPLASVFTEIARLKDEARPCPPAPRIDPPPLITAVAHPGAKSVPPKPANTAAARAIFPPAPHRSPISHEGSLSSAAMSPSFSPSLSPLAARSPVVSPFGVAQGPSASALSTESGLEPPDDTELHI